From the Athene noctua chromosome 22, bAthNoc1.hap1.1, whole genome shotgun sequence genome, one window contains:
- the ALDH4A1 gene encoding delta-1-pyrroline-5-carboxylate dehydrogenase, mitochondrial, whose amino-acid sequence MWRALRGCGRRWQHRSAAEVTNEPILEFKPGSPERAALQKALADLKGKTEAIPCVVGGEEVWTPTVRYQLSPFNHAHKVAKYCYADKELINKAINAALAARKEWDLKPVQDRAQIFLKAADMLSGPRRAEVLAKTMIGQGKTVIQAEIDAAAELIDFFRFNAKYALELEKSQPISVDVSTNSMVYRGLEGFVAAVSPFNFTAIGGNLAGAPALMGNVVLWKPSDTALLASYAVYKILLEAGLPPNVVQFVPADGPVFGDTVTSSEHFCGLNFTGSVPTFKRLWKQVSENLDRYRNFPRLAGECGGKNFHLVHSSADVASVVNGTLRSAFEYGGQKCSACSRLYAPDSLWPQIKEKLLEEHGKIKVGDPAQDFGTFFSAVIDDKSFARIKKWIEHAKNSSNLTILAGGGCDDSVGYFIEPCIVESKDPQDPIMKEEIFGPVLTVYVYPEQRYKEVLELIDTTTPYGLTGAVFAQEKRIIEEARKLLRNAAGNFYINDKSTGAVVAQQPFGGSRISGTNDKPGGPHYILRWTSPQAIKETHVPLRDWRYAYMQ is encoded by the exons atgTGGCGGGCGCTGCGGGGCTGCGG GCGGAGATGGCAGCACCGCTCGGCCGCCGAGGTGACCAACGAGCCCATCCTCGAGTTTAAGCCGGGGAGCCCCGAGCGAGCAGCGCTTCAGAAG GCACTCGCCGACCTGAAGGGCAAGACAGAAGCCATCCCCTGTGTGGTCGGGGGAGAGGAGGTGTGGACACCAACGGTGCGGTACCAGCTCTCG ccatTTAATCATGCGCACAAGGTGGCCAAGTACTGCTATGCCGACAAG GAGCTCATTAACAAAGCCATTAACGCTGCCTTGGCTGCGAGGAAGGAATGGGACCTGAAACCTGTCCAGGACCGAGCCCAGATCTTCCTGAAGGCAGCTGACATGCTGAGCGGCCCGAGGAGAGCAGAAGTGCTGGCCAAAACCATGATCGGCCAG GGTAAAACCGTCATCCAGGCGGAAATCGATGCTGCTGCGGAGCTGATAGACTTCTTCCGATTCAATGCCAAGTACGCCCTGGAGCTGGAGAAGAGCCAGCCCATCAGCGTGGACGTCAGCACCAACAGCATGGTCTACCGGGGGCTGGAG GGTTTCGTGGCAGCCGTCTCTCCCTTCAACTTCACGGCGATTGGTGGCAACCTGGCAGGGGCTCCGGCGCTGATG GGAAACGTGGTCCTGTGGAAGCCCAGCGACACGGCCCTGCTCGCCAGCTACGCTGTCTACAAAATCCTCCTCGAAGCCGGGCTCCCTCCAAACGTCGTGCAGTTTGTGCCAGCAGATGGGCCCGTCTTTGGAGACACTGTCACAAGCTCCGAGCACTTCTGTGGGCTCAATTTCACCGGCAGCGTGCC GACTTTCAAGCGGCTCTGGAAGCAGGTATCCGAAAACCTGGATCGCTACCGCAATTTCCCACGTCTGGCTGGAG AGTGCGGCGGGAAGAACTTCCACCTGGTGCACAGCTCGGCCGACGTGGCCAGCGTGGTGAACGGGACCCTGCGCTCGGCCTTCGAGTACGGCGGCCAGAAATGCTCGGCGTGCTCCCGCCTCTACGCCCCGGACTCGCTGTGGCCCCAGATCAAAGAGAAACTGCTGGAGGAGCACGGGAAGATCAAAGTGGGAGAC CCCGCCCAGGACTTTGGGACCTTTTTCTCTGCAGTGATTGATGACAAG tcTTTTGCACGGATAAAAAAATGGATCGAGCACGCCAAGAACTCGTCCAACCTCACCATCCTGGCAGGAGGTGGCTGCGACGACAGCGTCGGGTACTTCATCGAGCCCTGCATCGTGGAGAGCAAAGACCCCCAGGATCCCATCATGAAAGAG GAAATTTTTGGCCCGGTCCTCACGGTTTACGTCTACCCGGAGCAGCGGTACAAGGAGGTGCTGGAGCTGATCGACACCACAACGCCCTATGGCCTCACGGGGGCGGTCTTCGCCCAGGAGAA GAGAATCATCGAGGAAGCCAGGAAGCTTCTGCGCAACGCCGCTGGCAACTTCTACATCAATGATAAGTCGACAGGCGCCGTTGTGGCTCAGCAGCCCTTCGGAGGCTCCCGCATCTCAG GCACCAATGACAAACCCGGTGGCCCCCACTACATCCTGCGCTGGACGTCGCCCCAGGCCATCAAAGAAACACACGTGCCCCTGAGGGACTGGCGCTACGCCTACATGCAGTGA